Proteins from a genomic interval of Streptomyces sp. NBC_01445:
- a CDS encoding helix-hairpin-helix domain-containing protein — translation MSTEPAAAEGHPGPADTDAPRAGQGAEATGPEETGPEEGTGTPDPDETDEGSGAAADQDGATAEGKDEGASEAAAEIAAQRELQERIAQRKAAKEGPIAAGGKLSGTAADLLAAVRAVESGERPAAVFSEPAPAPRKVVAEPVRRAPAAAPAGRAEPAVAAVDAVRAVLTEGGAPVSLAAPAAATLGEGADSALRDDPWQLLRIPGVRPEQADGFARALLGAECGPDDERRGRAVTVWLLEQAAVAGHTALDAPLLTQALGKRAVPDPDEAVQSAIAEGDALVFQDALEEPPGGPDRAPESARKTAAEDGAEDGSEDGPEDGEEAARPVRVLVGLERYALAEESLADGLARLVNSLSKEDSSQALADWEPAAAAASGSTAELIRASAGHGLVLHTGAEAARAEPAALVQAAARLGLRVCAAAHTVDGRRRLAEHFGPGAPEGTAVTVSGLLSGAEGPGRDRDGALAVDLLVVLDAPQLDVETAAMLAESLPDGARLVLSGDPSVLWSAGPGRVFADLLAARVCPQIASRTPDPGPVGELVSGIGVGELNQVEAPGKEVVIVPVRDAAEAIHRAVQLVADSVPRAIGVPSEQTQVITPGHGGAAGTRALNAALKERLNPGPGRFGGFDPDDRVAYAPTPGRTVPGRVVRADAEGLHLDCAGTPVVVPQDAVERTVRHGWALTAHQAVGLRWPAAVVVLPGDATQALSRPWVYTAFGRGERHLSVVHGADAALPRAVAEVPAKPRTTRLQTLLRAQVPTAQ, via the coding sequence GTGAGTACGGAGCCCGCTGCCGCGGAGGGCCACCCGGGCCCGGCCGACACCGACGCGCCCCGCGCCGGGCAAGGCGCGGAGGCCACCGGCCCCGAGGAGACCGGCCCCGAGGAAGGGACCGGCACACCTGATCCGGACGAGACGGACGAAGGCTCCGGCGCCGCCGCGGATCAGGACGGAGCCACCGCCGAAGGCAAAGACGAAGGCGCGTCCGAGGCCGCCGCCGAGATCGCCGCGCAACGTGAGTTGCAGGAGCGGATCGCCCAGCGGAAGGCGGCCAAGGAAGGGCCCATCGCGGCCGGGGGGAAGCTGAGCGGTACGGCCGCCGATCTCCTCGCCGCGGTCCGGGCCGTCGAGAGCGGTGAGCGGCCCGCCGCCGTGTTCAGCGAGCCGGCACCGGCTCCCCGCAAGGTCGTCGCCGAGCCTGTCCGCCGTGCGCCGGCCGCCGCGCCCGCGGGGCGTGCCGAACCGGCCGTGGCGGCCGTCGACGCCGTGCGGGCCGTCCTGACCGAGGGCGGCGCCCCCGTCTCGCTCGCCGCTCCCGCCGCCGCGACACTCGGCGAGGGCGCGGACAGCGCGCTCCGGGACGACCCCTGGCAGCTTCTGCGGATCCCTGGCGTGCGCCCCGAGCAGGCGGACGGCTTCGCCCGCGCGCTGCTCGGCGCCGAGTGCGGCCCCGACGACGAGCGCAGGGGCCGCGCCGTCACCGTATGGCTGCTGGAACAGGCCGCGGTCGCGGGGCACACCGCCCTGGACGCGCCGCTGCTCACTCAGGCGCTGGGCAAGCGCGCCGTGCCCGATCCGGACGAGGCGGTGCAGAGCGCCATCGCGGAGGGCGACGCGCTCGTATTCCAGGACGCGCTGGAAGAGCCGCCCGGCGGTCCGGACCGCGCCCCGGAGAGCGCCCGGAAGACCGCCGCGGAGGACGGGGCCGAGGACGGCTCGGAAGACGGCCCTGAGGACGGTGAGGAAGCCGCGCGGCCGGTCCGGGTGCTCGTCGGCCTCGAGCGGTACGCGCTCGCCGAGGAGAGCCTCGCCGACGGACTCGCCCGGCTGGTCAACTCTCTCTCCAAGGAAGACAGTTCACAGGCCCTCGCGGACTGGGAGCCTGCCGCGGCGGCCGCGTCCGGTTCCACCGCCGAGCTGATCAGGGCGTCCGCCGGACACGGCCTCGTGCTGCACACGGGCGCCGAGGCGGCCCGCGCCGAACCCGCCGCACTCGTCCAGGCCGCGGCCCGCCTCGGCCTGCGCGTGTGCGCCGCGGCGCACACCGTCGACGGGCGGCGCCGCCTCGCCGAGCACTTCGGCCCCGGCGCCCCGGAGGGCACTGCGGTCACCGTGTCCGGCCTGCTGTCCGGCGCCGAGGGCCCGGGCCGGGACCGGGACGGCGCGCTCGCGGTGGACCTCCTGGTCGTCCTGGACGCGCCGCAGCTGGACGTGGAGACGGCCGCGATGCTCGCCGAGTCGCTCCCGGACGGCGCGCGGCTCGTCCTCAGCGGTGACCCGTCCGTCCTGTGGTCCGCGGGCCCCGGCCGGGTCTTCGCGGACCTCCTGGCGGCCCGCGTGTGCCCTCAGATCGCCTCCCGCACCCCGGACCCCGGCCCGGTCGGCGAGCTGGTCTCCGGCATCGGCGTGGGCGAGCTGAACCAGGTGGAGGCCCCCGGCAAGGAGGTGGTGATCGTGCCGGTGCGCGACGCCGCCGAGGCGATCCACCGTGCCGTACAGCTGGTCGCCGACTCGGTGCCGCGCGCGATCGGTGTGCCCTCCGAACAGACCCAGGTCATCACCCCGGGCCACGGGGGCGCCGCCGGGACGCGCGCGCTGAACGCGGCCCTCAAGGAGCGCCTCAACCCCGGCCCCGGCCGCTTCGGCGGCTTCGACCCGGACGACCGGGTCGCGTACGCACCGACCCCAGGCCGTACCGTGCCCGGCCGGGTCGTGCGGGCCGACGCTGAGGGCCTGCACCTGGACTGCGCCGGGACCCCGGTCGTCGTGCCGCAGGACGCGGTGGAGCGGACCGTACGGCACGGGTGGGCGCTGACCGCGCACCAGGCGGTGGGGCTGCGGTGGCCCGCGGCGGTGGTCGTACTGCCGGGCGACGCGACGCAGGCCCTGAGCCGCCCGTGGGTGTACACGGCGTTCGGCCGCGGTGAGCGGCATCTCTCGGTGGTGCACGGCGCCGACGCGGCCCTGCCGCGCGCCGTGGCCGAGGTCCCGGCCAAGCCGCGTACGACGCGTCTGCAGACCCTGCTGCGCGCGCAGGTCCCCACGGCACAGTAG
- a CDS encoding aldo/keto reductase: MEQRHLGRTGLRVSRIGLGTLTWGRDTDEHDAADLLKTFWEAGGTLVDTADVYGGGEAEYLLGQLVEGLVPRRDLVISTKAGSVPDPDRRFDGSRGHLLAALDASLARLGTDYVDLWQVHAFDTATPLDETLQALDIAVSSGRARYAGVSNFCGWQLAKAGTWQLAAPGIRTRLASTQMEYSLLQRGVEREVLPAALDLGIGLLPSSPLGRGVLTGKYRKATPADSRGASDHMAPFVAPYLDDAATRIVDAVITAADGLAVTPLQVALAWVRDRPGVAAPIIGARNSQQLTAALSVEALSLPDEICQALDDVSAPVHRYPDQDWSTL; this comes from the coding sequence ATGGAGCAGAGGCATCTCGGCCGCACCGGCCTGCGAGTGTCCCGGATCGGGCTCGGCACCCTCACATGGGGCCGCGACACCGACGAGCACGACGCCGCGGACCTGTTGAAGACCTTCTGGGAAGCGGGCGGCACACTCGTCGACACGGCCGATGTCTACGGGGGCGGGGAGGCCGAGTATCTCCTCGGGCAGCTCGTCGAGGGCCTCGTGCCGCGGCGCGATCTGGTCATCTCGACGAAGGCGGGCAGCGTGCCCGACCCGGACCGCCGCTTCGACGGCTCCCGCGGACATCTCCTCGCCGCCCTCGACGCGTCCCTCGCCCGCCTCGGCACGGACTACGTCGACCTGTGGCAGGTCCACGCCTTCGATACGGCCACCCCGCTCGACGAGACGCTCCAGGCCCTCGACATCGCCGTGAGCAGCGGCCGCGCCCGGTACGCGGGCGTCTCCAACTTCTGCGGCTGGCAGCTGGCCAAGGCCGGCACGTGGCAGCTCGCCGCACCGGGGATACGCACCCGGCTCGCCAGTACGCAGATGGAGTACTCGCTGCTCCAGCGCGGGGTCGAACGGGAAGTGCTGCCGGCCGCGCTCGACCTCGGCATCGGCCTGCTCCCGTCGTCGCCGCTCGGCCGCGGGGTTCTCACGGGCAAGTACCGCAAGGCCACGCCCGCCGACTCGCGGGGCGCGTCCGACCACATGGCGCCCTTCGTCGCGCCGTACCTCGACGACGCCGCGACCCGCATCGTCGACGCGGTCATCACGGCGGCGGACGGCCTCGCGGTGACGCCGCTCCAGGTCGCCCTCGCATGGGTCCGCGACCGGCCGGGCGTGGCCGCCCCCATCATCGGCGCGCGCAACTCGCAGCAGCTCACGGCGGCATTGTCAGTGGAGGCCCTTAGTCTTCCTGACGAGATCTGCCAGGCGCTCGACGATGTGTCGGCGCCCGTGCACCGATATCCCGATCAGGACTGGAGCACGCTGTGA
- a CDS encoding LLM class F420-dependent oxidoreductase → MELGINLGYWGAGMDADNLAVAREADKLGYAVCWAAEAYGSDAPTVLAYVAAQTERIDIGSAIMQIPARQPAMTAMTAATLDSLSGGRFRLGLGVSGPQVSEGWYGVKFDKPLARTREYVDIVRRAMSRERLSYEGEHWTLPLPGGPGKPLKLTVHPEREHIPLYIAAIGPKNLEQTGEIADGALLIFPAAEHLEETALTHLRAGREKAGKTLEGFDVVPTLPLALGADKDVPALADMFRPYTALYVGGMGSRKQNFYNQLAQRMGYEKEAAEIQDKYLGGDKEGAGAAVPHQLIDSTTLLGSVERIAERMQAYAAAGVTTLTLAPAGFTLDERIAALRAGTEALERAGLA, encoded by the coding sequence ATGGAGCTCGGCATCAACCTCGGCTACTGGGGCGCCGGAATGGACGCGGACAACCTGGCCGTCGCGCGGGAGGCCGACAAGCTCGGCTACGCCGTCTGCTGGGCCGCGGAGGCCTACGGCTCGGACGCGCCCACGGTGCTCGCCTACGTCGCCGCGCAGACCGAGCGCATCGACATCGGCTCCGCGATCATGCAGATCCCCGCCCGCCAGCCCGCGATGACCGCGATGACGGCCGCGACCCTCGACTCCCTGTCCGGCGGCCGCTTCCGCCTCGGCCTCGGCGTCTCGGGCCCGCAGGTCTCCGAGGGCTGGTACGGCGTGAAGTTCGACAAGCCGCTCGCCCGCACCCGCGAGTACGTCGACATCGTGCGCCGCGCGATGAGCCGCGAGCGGCTGTCGTACGAGGGCGAGCACTGGACGCTGCCGCTGCCGGGCGGCCCGGGCAAGCCGCTCAAGCTGACCGTGCACCCCGAGCGCGAGCACATCCCGCTCTACATCGCGGCGATCGGCCCGAAGAACCTGGAGCAGACCGGCGAGATCGCCGACGGCGCCCTGCTGATCTTCCCGGCCGCCGAGCACCTGGAGGAGACCGCCCTGACGCACCTGCGGGCGGGGCGCGAGAAGGCCGGCAAGACGCTGGAGGGCTTCGACGTCGTCCCGACGCTGCCCCTCGCGCTCGGCGCCGACAAGGACGTGCCGGCGCTCGCCGACATGTTCCGCCCGTACACCGCCCTGTACGTCGGCGGCATGGGCAGCCGGAAGCAGAACTTCTACAACCAGCTCGCCCAGCGCATGGGCTACGAGAAGGAAGCCGCCGAGATCCAGGACAAGTACCTGGGCGGCGACAAGGAGGGTGCGGGGGCCGCGGTGCCGCACCAGCTCATCGACTCGACGACGCTGCTCGGCTCCGTGGAGCGGATCGCCGAGCGGATGCAGGCCTACGCGGCTGCCGGGGTGACGACACTGACGCTGGCCCCCGCCGGCTTCACGCTCGACGAGCGGATCGCGGCCCTGCGGGCCGGTACCGAGGCCCTGGAGCGGGCCGGACTGGCGTAA
- a CDS encoding ferritin-like domain-containing protein produces the protein MLSAKSLFQEILDDDESFRLFCSIAASGESQGGWENGRIAALVPAGERDLAPKVARHGADEDKHGRIFNALMKKRGLKPVDVPPETDYTMLLEKHGIGLAHEQLKADEPLTVRDIVTYLAHSRVTEQRASEQMDLLRKYFADDPDIGRAVKMISADEDNHLAYCHEELLRFAYAGHGRDIQRILRECALEEIRVYRGVSLAVMHHMGHILRWPKPKAALLAAGIHAMYAYERLVGWRRMVSLEMPERRNALGGPATSAVEFA, from the coding sequence ATGCTGTCGGCCAAGAGCCTGTTCCAGGAGATCCTCGACGACGACGAGTCCTTCCGGCTCTTCTGCTCCATCGCGGCGAGCGGGGAGTCGCAGGGAGGCTGGGAGAACGGCCGTATCGCCGCGCTCGTCCCCGCCGGCGAGCGTGACCTCGCGCCCAAGGTGGCGCGGCACGGTGCCGACGAGGACAAACACGGGCGGATCTTCAACGCCCTGATGAAGAAGCGCGGCCTGAAGCCCGTGGACGTCCCGCCGGAGACCGACTACACGATGCTCCTGGAGAAGCACGGCATCGGCCTCGCGCACGAGCAGCTCAAGGCCGACGAACCGCTCACCGTGCGGGACATCGTCACGTATCTCGCCCACAGCCGGGTCACCGAGCAGCGGGCCTCCGAGCAGATGGACCTGCTGCGCAAGTACTTCGCGGACGACCCGGACATCGGCCGCGCGGTGAAGATGATCTCGGCCGACGAGGACAACCATCTCGCGTACTGCCACGAGGAGCTGCTGCGCTTCGCGTACGCGGGCCACGGCCGCGACATCCAGCGCATCCTGCGCGAGTGCGCCCTGGAGGAGATCCGCGTCTACCGCGGCGTCAGCCTCGCCGTGATGCACCACATGGGGCACATCCTGCGCTGGCCGAAGCCCAAGGCGGCCCTGCTCGCGGCGGGTATCCACGCCATGTACGCGTACGAACGTCTGGTCGGCTGGCGGCGGATGGTGTCCCTGGAGATGCCGGAGCGGCGCAACGCGCTGGGCGGGCCCGCGACGAGCGCGGTCGAGTTCGCGTAG
- the corA gene encoding magnesium/cobalt transporter CorA, whose product MIVDCGIYRDGRRTEGPADFSDALAEARVEGHSFVWIGLYEPTEDEFARVSDEFGLHPLAVEDALKAHQRPKLDVYDDSLFVVLKPVVYEPDSDKVSSGEVMLFMGDSFVVTVRHGEGAPLKAVRKRLEADPDVLRHGPTAVLYSIADATVDHYLEVATELQTDMEELEAEVFSPEGGGSRNTASRIYTFKRQILEFRRATGPLMPPLAKLSGTGPSMGPVPFVNESARPFFRDVSDHLLRVNESVDSLDRLVSDILSAHLAQMGVRQNDDMRKISAYAAMVAVPTLIAGVYGMNFDHMPELHWTWSYPLVILLMISLELLLFRTFKRRGWL is encoded by the coding sequence GTGATCGTCGACTGCGGCATCTATCGCGACGGGCGCAGGACCGAAGGGCCCGCGGACTTCTCCGACGCGCTCGCCGAGGCCAGGGTCGAGGGTCACTCCTTCGTCTGGATCGGCCTCTACGAACCGACGGAGGACGAGTTCGCGCGGGTCAGCGACGAGTTCGGGCTGCATCCGCTGGCCGTCGAGGACGCGCTCAAGGCGCATCAGCGGCCGAAGCTGGACGTGTACGACGACTCGCTGTTCGTGGTGCTCAAGCCGGTCGTGTACGAGCCGGACAGCGACAAGGTGTCCTCCGGTGAGGTCATGCTCTTCATGGGCGACTCGTTCGTGGTGACCGTCCGGCACGGCGAGGGCGCGCCCCTTAAAGCCGTACGCAAGCGGCTCGAAGCCGATCCCGATGTGCTGCGGCACGGGCCCACCGCGGTCCTGTACTCGATCGCCGACGCGACCGTCGACCACTACCTGGAGGTCGCGACCGAGCTCCAGACCGACATGGAGGAGCTGGAGGCTGAGGTGTTCTCGCCGGAGGGGGGCGGCTCGCGCAACACGGCGTCCAGGATCTACACGTTCAAGCGCCAGATCCTGGAGTTCCGCAGGGCCACGGGCCCGCTGATGCCCCCCTTGGCCAAGCTTTCCGGAACCGGCCCGTCCATGGGACCCGTGCCCTTCGTGAACGAATCGGCGCGGCCGTTCTTCCGCGACGTCAGCGACCACCTCCTGCGCGTCAACGAGTCCGTGGACTCCCTGGACCGGCTCGTCTCGGACATCCTGTCGGCGCATCTGGCACAGATGGGCGTGCGGCAGAACGACGACATGCGGAAGATCTCGGCGTACGCCGCCATGGTCGCGGTCCCGACACTGATCGCGGGCGTCTACGGCATGAACTTCGACCACATGCCGGAGCTGCACTGGACGTGGTCGTATCCGCTGGTGATCCTCCTGATGATCTCCCTGGAGCTGCTGCTGTTCCGGACGTTCAAGCGGCGCGGCTGGCTGTAG
- a CDS encoding histidine phosphatase family protein, giving the protein MPTLILVRHGRSTANTAGLLAGWTPGVSLDERGAAQAAALPGRLAAVPLAEIVTSPLQRCQETLAPLLAARPELTPHTEDRIGECHYGDWSGRKLAELVDDPLMEVVQQHPSAAAFPGGESMRAMQHRAAEAVREWNARVERDHGPDATYLMCSHGDIIKSLVADAIGLHLDLFQRISVEPCSVTAIRYTRLRPYLVRLGDTGDFASLAPREKPAEGDAPVGGGAGAP; this is encoded by the coding sequence ATGCCCACGCTGATTCTCGTCCGGCACGGACGCTCCACCGCCAACACCGCGGGCCTGCTCGCCGGCTGGACCCCCGGTGTGTCCCTCGACGAGCGCGGCGCCGCGCAGGCCGCCGCGCTGCCGGGGCGGCTGGCCGCGGTGCCCCTCGCCGAGATCGTCACCAGCCCCCTCCAGCGCTGTCAGGAGACCCTGGCCCCGCTCCTCGCCGCCCGCCCGGAGCTCACCCCCCACACCGAGGACCGCATCGGCGAGTGCCACTACGGCGACTGGTCGGGCCGCAAGCTCGCCGAGCTCGTCGACGACCCGCTGATGGAGGTCGTGCAGCAGCACCCGTCGGCCGCCGCGTTCCCCGGCGGCGAGTCCATGCGGGCCATGCAGCACCGGGCCGCAGAGGCCGTACGCGAGTGGAACGCGCGCGTGGAGCGCGACCACGGCCCCGACGCCACCTACCTGATGTGCTCGCACGGCGACATCATCAAGTCGCTCGTCGCGGACGCCATAGGGCTTCATCTGGACCTCTTCCAGCGCATCTCCGTGGAGCCCTGCTCCGTCACCGCGATCCGTTACACCCGGCTCCGCCCCTATCTCGTACGCCTCGGCGACACCGGCGACTTCGCGTCGCTCGCCCCGCGCGAGAAGCCGGCCGAGGGGGACGCACCGGTCGGGGGCGGTGCGGGCGCCCCGTGA
- a CDS encoding DUF3090 domain-containing protein, protein MSRQVFLYDPPERFVAGTVGLPGRRTFFLQASDGARVTSVALEKTQVAALAERMDELLDEVVRRSGGNAPVPAVVPTEIHDTAPLESPVDEEFRVGTMALAWDGEEERMIVEAQALVELDADTDEDLAEAEERLLQDEENGPPMLRVRLTGVQARAFAKRALDVVNAGRPPCPLCSLPLDPEGHVCPRQNGYRRGA, encoded by the coding sequence GTGTCCCGTCAGGTGTTCCTCTACGACCCCCCGGAGCGCTTCGTGGCCGGCACGGTCGGGCTCCCCGGGCGCCGCACCTTCTTCCTCCAGGCCTCGGACGGCGCCCGTGTGACGAGTGTGGCCCTGGAGAAGACCCAGGTCGCCGCGCTGGCCGAGCGCATGGACGAGCTCCTCGACGAGGTCGTGCGCCGCAGCGGCGGGAACGCGCCCGTGCCCGCCGTCGTGCCCACGGAGATCCACGACACCGCGCCCCTGGAGTCGCCCGTCGACGAGGAGTTCCGGGTCGGCACGATGGCCCTCGCCTGGGACGGCGAGGAGGAGCGGATGATCGTCGAGGCGCAGGCGCTCGTCGAGCTCGACGCGGACACCGACGAGGACCTCGCGGAGGCCGAGGAACGGCTGCTCCAGGACGAGGAGAACGGCCCCCCGATGCTGCGGGTCCGGCTCACCGGCGTACAGGCGCGCGCGTTCGCCAAGCGCGCCCTGGACGTCGTGAACGCCGGGCGTCCGCCGTGCCCCCTGTGCAGTCTGCCGCTCGACCCGGAGGGACACGTATGCCCGCGTCAGAACGGATACCGGCGAGGAGCGTGA
- a CDS encoding SCO1664 family protein, translating into MPASERIPARSVTVSDTDLLIRGELAVRGRIREASNAVLLCTVTHEGREASCVYKPVAGERPLWDFPDGNLARREVAAYEVSQALGWSLVPPTVLRDGPYGEGMCQLWIDQPDEPVEGGELLALVEGEEPGDGWKAVGFAEVGEGRTALLVHSDDVRLRRLAVLDAVINNGDRKGGHLLVDAEGRLFGIDHGVSFNTEDKLRTLLWGWAGEPLTGEATEALKTLTGALGTGKPLALRLAELITEAELQAVRARVDAMLTTGKHREPSGEWPAIPWPPV; encoded by the coding sequence ATGCCCGCGTCAGAACGGATACCGGCGAGGAGCGTGACCGTCTCGGACACGGACCTCCTCATCAGGGGCGAGCTGGCGGTCCGGGGGCGCATCCGCGAGGCGTCGAACGCGGTGCTCCTGTGCACGGTCACCCACGAGGGCCGCGAGGCGTCCTGCGTGTACAAGCCCGTCGCCGGTGAGCGCCCCCTGTGGGACTTCCCCGACGGCAATCTCGCCCGGCGCGAGGTCGCCGCCTACGAGGTGTCCCAGGCCCTCGGCTGGAGCCTCGTACCGCCGACCGTCCTGCGCGACGGGCCCTACGGCGAAGGCATGTGCCAGCTGTGGATCGACCAGCCCGACGAGCCCGTCGAAGGCGGTGAGCTGCTCGCCCTCGTGGAGGGCGAGGAGCCGGGCGACGGCTGGAAGGCCGTCGGGTTCGCGGAGGTCGGCGAGGGGCGCACCGCGCTGCTCGTGCACTCCGACGACGTACGGCTGCGGCGCCTCGCCGTGCTCGACGCGGTGATCAACAACGGCGACCGCAAGGGCGGCCACCTCCTCGTCGACGCCGAAGGGCGCCTGTTCGGCATCGACCACGGCGTCTCCTTCAACACCGAGGACAAGCTGCGCACGCTTCTGTGGGGCTGGGCGGGGGAGCCCCTGACCGGGGAGGCGACCGAGGCCCTCAAGACGCTCACGGGCGCTCTGGGGACCGGGAAACCCCTCGCGCTGCGGCTCGCGGAGCTGATCACCGAGGCCGAGCTGCAGGCCGTACGCGCACGGGTCGACGCGATGCTCACGACCGGGAAGCACCGGGAGCCGAGCGGGGAGTGGCCCGCCATCCCCTGGCCGCCCGTCTGA
- a CDS encoding SRPBCC domain-containing protein, whose translation MKLIVEDRIDRPVKDVFNSIVSPEGLSSFFTADASAPMIPNTTVTWRFGHVDATFDVAVGPVETDRLISWSWPGGDVTIELERADDGAATLLTITEQPMGQSLEGAARAVGQTQGWTYFVTGLRAHLLHGIRHFGLSGSIRATVEA comes from the coding sequence GTGAAACTGATCGTCGAGGACCGGATCGACCGGCCCGTGAAGGACGTGTTCAACTCCATCGTGAGCCCGGAGGGGCTGTCCAGTTTCTTCACGGCTGACGCCTCCGCCCCGATGATCCCCAACACCACGGTGACCTGGCGTTTCGGCCATGTCGACGCGACGTTCGACGTCGCGGTCGGGCCCGTGGAGACGGACCGGCTGATCTCGTGGAGCTGGCCCGGGGGAGACGTGACCATCGAGCTGGAGCGGGCCGACGACGGCGCGGCCACCCTTCTCACGATCACCGAGCAGCCCATGGGGCAGAGCCTGGAGGGCGCCGCGCGCGCCGTCGGGCAGACCCAGGGGTGGACATACTTCGTGACGGGGCTCAGAGCCCATCTGCTGCACGGCATCCGCCACTTCGGACTCTCGGGATCCATCCGTGCCACCGTCGAGGCCTGA
- the mshC gene encoding cysteine--1-D-myo-inosityl 2-amino-2-deoxy-alpha-D-glucopyranoside ligase, with amino-acid sequence MHAWPASEVPVLPGKGRDLRIHDTATDGLVTLEPGPVARIYVCGITPYDATHMGHAATYNAFDLVQRVWLDTKRQVHYVQNVTDVDDPLLERAIRDGVDWTGLAERETALFREDMTALRMLPPQHYIGAVEAIPGIVPLVERLRDMGAAYELEGDVYFSVESDPHFGQVSRLDAAAMRLLSAERGGDPDRPGKKNPLDPMLWMAAREGEPSWDGGSLGQGRPGWHIECVAIALDHLGMGFDVQGGGSDLAFPHHEMGASHAQVLTGEFPMAKAYVHAGMVALDGEKMSKSKGNLVFVSKLRRDGTDPAAIRLALLAHHYRADWEWTDQVLSDAVERLGRWRAAVSRPDGPSAAALVEEIREALSSDLDAPAALLAVDRWAALQAEQGGTDEGAPGVVSRAVDALLGVAL; translated from the coding sequence ATGCATGCCTGGCCCGCTTCTGAGGTCCCCGTCCTGCCTGGCAAGGGCCGCGACCTGAGGATCCACGACACCGCGACCGATGGCCTCGTCACCCTCGAGCCCGGTCCCGTCGCCCGTATCTACGTCTGCGGGATCACCCCGTACGACGCGACCCATATGGGTCACGCGGCGACCTACAACGCGTTCGACCTCGTTCAGCGCGTGTGGCTCGACACCAAGCGGCAGGTTCATTACGTCCAGAACGTGACGGACGTCGACGATCCGCTGCTCGAGCGCGCGATCCGTGACGGCGTCGACTGGACCGGACTCGCAGAGCGCGAGACCGCCCTCTTCCGCGAGGACATGACCGCCCTGCGGATGCTGCCGCCGCAGCACTACATCGGAGCCGTCGAGGCGATACCCGGCATCGTGCCGCTCGTCGAACGGCTCCGGGACATGGGCGCCGCCTACGAACTCGAGGGCGACGTCTACTTCTCCGTCGAGTCCGACCCCCACTTCGGCCAGGTCTCCCGCCTGGACGCCGCGGCGATGCGGCTGCTGTCCGCCGAGCGCGGCGGCGACCCGGACCGCCCGGGCAAGAAGAACCCGCTCGACCCGATGCTGTGGATGGCCGCCCGCGAGGGCGAGCCCAGCTGGGACGGCGGCTCGCTGGGCCAGGGGCGTCCCGGCTGGCACATCGAATGTGTCGCCATCGCCCTCGACCACCTCGGCATGGGCTTCGACGTCCAGGGCGGAGGGTCCGATCTGGCCTTTCCGCACCACGAGATGGGCGCCTCGCACGCGCAGGTGCTCACCGGCGAGTTCCCGATGGCCAAGGCGTACGTCCACGCCGGCATGGTCGCGCTCGACGGCGAGAAGATGTCCAAGTCCAAGGGCAACCTCGTCTTCGTCTCGAAGCTGCGACGCGACGGGACCGACCCGGCCGCGATCCGCCTCGCGCTCCTCGCGCACCACTACCGGGCCGACTGGGAGTGGACCGACCAGGTCCTGAGCGACGCTGTCGAGCGGCTTGGCCGGTGGCGTGCCGCCGTCTCCCGGCCCGACGGACCGTCCGCCGCGGCGCTCGTCGAGGAGATCCGCGAAGCGCTGTCGAGCGACCTCGACGCACCGGCGGCGCTGCTCGCCGTGGACCGCTGGGCCGCCCTTCAGGCGGAGCAGGGCGGTACGGACGAGGGGGCGCCCGGCGTGGTGTCCCGCGCGGTCGACGCCCTGCTCGGAGTGGCGCTCTAG